Below is a genomic region from Miniphocaeibacter halophilus.
ATATTTCTGTTTAAAACCCTTTTTCTTTCAGCTCTTATTAAACTCTTCATTCTTCACCTCTTACAGATAATATCTTTTAAATTTTACTCTGGTTAAAGTATAAAAAACTAAAATATATATAACAGATAAAATAAAAACAATTATAAAGTATGGAATTGCAGTATCACCAATAAAAAAGTAATTACCGGACTTAAGTAAGGCCATTTTATTATTAAAATTTAATGGTAATAATTGTTTAAAGGAATTTTGTGTCTTCATAAAATTATTCATAAAAAACAAAATAACTCCTGTTGTTAAAATTGTAAATTTCATATTTTTACTATAAATTGAAATAACCATAATAAGATTTCCAATAACCAGACCACCTAATAGACCACAAAAAATTACTAACAATATCCCCTGAAATATATTTATATTAAAGGCAGAAGTTTGTTCTAAAATTTGAATTGATGCTCCAAGTCCATGTAAACTTCCTATTAGTCCATGGGTAATAAGAAGTGTTAAAACATAAATCCCATATCCTAAAAGAATAAAAACATTACCTGCAATCCATCTGGAATTTAGGTTTTTCCCCTTTCCCGTTTTAGTAGACAAGGACAACTCATCTACACCGGAGTTTGAATCCTTTGAAAACAAGCTACTTAATCCAAAAACTAAAACTAGGCAAAAAAGAAGATAATCCGTTTTATAATATATTAAAAAGTTTTTTAAACCCTCTGTATATTTTATTGTAATTGGAGTTTTAATATTATTTATTTTATTCTCTACTATTTCCAATTGATTTTTTGTATATTTAAAAAATCCAATTAATTTATTTTCCAATTTCATATTTGTAATAGCTTCCTTTTTAAATTTTTTATAGAAGCTATTAACATCTTTAAGGTTTTCTTTATTAAAATCCAGCTTGCTGTTTTGGCTAATACTTTCATCTATAACTATTGGTAAAATAAAATCCCTTGCTAAAGAATATTTAGTCCACTGGTAGATTTTTCCACTTTCAATAGCTTTTCTTTCCTTACTATTTTGAAAATCTTTAGTAAATCTATTTAAATATTCCTGATTTAATTCTCCCTCGTATTCCTTGGAAACATTTAAGTAAGACCAATAGGCTAATTTCCCCTTAACTGTCTTATATTTATGAACATAGGTTTCTTCCCACTTTCCAAAGGATATAAGTCCATGAAATACAGTTAGTATTATCATGCAAATCATAGCCAAAATAGTTACCTTATTGAATAATTTTTCAAGTTCAAATTTTACCTGCATAATATTTCCTATTCTTTATGATTAATACCATCATGAACAAATTTCCATTGTCCGTCTTTATTTTCCTTTGCAACATAAACAAACTTCCAAGTGTCCCCATCTAAATACTCCATTACTATAATATTTTCATTATCATAACCTTGAAGTTTTCCCTTGTCTTCATCAATATAAACCTTATATACTCTTGGATCTGCTGGTAAATAATACAAATCTTTTGTTTTTTGTTCTAGCTTCTTATCCTCTTCCAAATATCTTCCAACTTCTTCATAAGCCTCTTCTAAATCATCCGGAAGTTTCGGTTCTACCTTTCTCACTTCATCAAAGCCCTTAATATAATCCTCTTCATTTGGCTGTGTATTTATAATTGTTCCATTTACTTCTTTAGTATATTTGTCCTTATCCCTTTCCTTCCTATATTCCCCTATTTGTTTTTCTAAAAGTTCATCATCAGCCTCTATTTTTTCCAATACGCTTTCAACATTTTTTGTTGGCTCCGTTTTATTGTTCATATAATCATCATCGGTTCCCTCTCTATTTCCACAGGCTGTTAATGTTACAACGATACAGGACAAAACTGCCAATTTAATTATTTTTTTCATTTTTCCCTCCTATTTTATTATTGTTATAAACATAGTAATCTTCTAATGTAGGTAAAACTTTTTTATTTTCTATTTCTTCAATTTTTTCACCAACATACCTTATTCTAATTTTTTCATTCTTCCTTTTCATTCTAATAATCGGGTTGTTTTTCTCGATTTCTTTTAGGTAATTTGGTTTTACTTCAGCTTCCCAAACCCTATTATTCATTGTTTCAACCAATGTGTCTATGTCGCCTTTTTCAACGAGTTTTCCCTTTTTCATTACAATTACATCCCTTGAAATAGCCTCAATTTCCGAAACAATATGGGTGGAAATTATAATGATTCTATTTTTCCCCATATCTCCTAAAATATTTAAAAATCTTATTCTTTCTTGAGGGTCTAACCCTGCCGTTGGCTCATCTAAAATAATTATTTTAGGATCATTTATAATAGCTTGGGCAATTCCTATTCTTCTTTTCATACCTCCTGAAAAAGTAACAACTCTTTTATTAGCTACCTCTTTTAAATTTACAAATTCTAAAACTTCATCAATTTTATTTTTTAAGTCTTTTTCATTAATTCCTTTTAAAGAACCCATATATTCTAAAAATCCTCTGGCTGTTAAAGTAGGATATACAAAAAACTCCTGAGGCATATAACCTAATAACGACCTGTATTTATCACCTAAAACCTTAATAGAATTTCCATCAACCTCCACCCTTCCTGAAGATGGTTTTAAAACTGTAGTTAAAATTCTCATTAAAGTAGATTTTCCTGCCCCATTATCTCCTAATAGTCCATAAACTCCATCTTCCAAAGAAAAACTTATATCTTTTAATGCAACTTTTCTTCCAAAGTTTTTTGAAATATTATCTATTTTTAAAATCATACTTACTCCTTCCACAAATCTGTAACTACAATCTTACTGTAATAAAACAAAATAATAATATTTAAATCATAACTGCTTAAGATTAAATAATAGCTGCTTAAAAATTAAAATAAGATACTTCTTTGCTATAATAGTTGTAATAAATAGAAGGCAAGGAATAATAATGAAATTAATTGAAATTTTAAAATGGATTAACAATTTAGACCTACAGACAATTCCTGAAATCTTGTTTTGCTTTTTAGGAATATTAATTTTATCGAAAATTAAATTTAAAAACTTAAAAATAAAATCCTATATTTATGTATTTATTTCTATGTTTTTAATTGTTTTAATAAGACATAGACTTTATACTTTAACAATACCTACAATAGCTCTTTTAACCCTTGTTTTTTCCATGGTATTTATAAAAAACAACTTAATTAAGTCCTTTAATTTAACCGGTATTTTAATACTTGTTATGGTAATACTGGAAAATTTATTGGATATAGTTTTAACAATTTTAAATTATCCACCACCACTGTATAATTTATTAAATGTACTTATGTTTTTAATAGGAGGAACCTTACTATTACTTCTTATTAGTAAAATAGAGATCCCCTATAATAATAAATTTTTAGCAATATTTTTAATAATAGCTACTGTTGTTTATTACCAGCTGGTATATAGGGCTTTAACAACTCCTAACTTTCCTGAAACACCTGTAATTTTAGATTATTATGATTTTGACAAATTAAATCTTAGTGAAAGTGATATTGAAAATATAAAATCCTATTTTCCTGAAGAGTATTTTGACCAAGAGGCTTATGAACATTTTCAAAAAATGTCCTTAATTAAAGACAGCTTAAAGAAAGTATTGTCAGTAATTGTCATGTTTGCCTTTATAGGAATATACCTTCACTTAATAGTAAAATTGGAAAGAGAAAAATTCCTTGACTCCTATTACGATAGCTTAGAAAAAAACTATAATGAAGTTAGAAAGTTTAGACATGATTATAAAAATATACTAATAACCTTAAATGGACTTATAAAACAAAATGACCTAGATGGAATTAAAGATTTTTATTATAGTATCACCGACGAGGACAAGGAAATAATATTTAATAAATCCTTTAATTTAGACAGACTTTCCAATAT
It encodes:
- a CDS encoding ABC transporter ATP-binding protein; amino-acid sequence: MILKIDNISKNFGRKVALKDISFSLEDGVYGLLGDNGAGKSTLMRILTTVLKPSSGRVEVDGNSIKVLGDKYRSLLGYMPQEFFVYPTLTARGFLEYMGSLKGINEKDLKNKIDEVLEFVNLKEVANKRVVTFSGGMKRRIGIAQAIINDPKIIILDEPTAGLDPQERIRFLNILGDMGKNRIIIISTHIVSEIEAISRDVIVMKKGKLVEKGDIDTLVETMNNRVWEAEVKPNYLKEIEKNNPIIRMKRKNEKIRIRYVGEKIEEIENKKVLPTLEDYYVYNNNKIGGKNEKNN
- a CDS encoding sensor histidine kinase → MKLIEILKWINNLDLQTIPEILFCFLGILILSKIKFKNLKIKSYIYVFISMFLIVLIRHRLYTLTIPTIALLTLVFSMVFIKNNLIKSFNLTGILILVMVILENLLDIVLTILNYPPPLYNLLNVLMFLIGGTLLLLLISKIEIPYNNKFLAIFLIIATVVYYQLVYRALTTPNFPETPVILDYYDFDKLNLSESDIENIKSYFPEEYFDQEAYEHFQKMSLIKDSLKKVLSVIVMFAFIGIYLHLIVKLEREKFLDSYYDSLEKNYNEVRKFRHDYKNILITLNGLIKQNDLDGIKDFYYSITDEDKEIIFNKSFNLDRLSNIHIKYLKGFLFNKIREAEEKNVDVFLDISDYIENINIKNVDLIRILGIILDNAIEEVESLGQGKVSVVFLTTKTSKIIIVENNSRKNIQKLFELKKEGFSTKGSNRGLGLSILDEILSKYKNITHEIQIENNKFLHKLEIKD